GATGTCGAGCCTGTGCCTAAACAATAAAGCAAGAGCTTGCTGTCAATgtgcttagcataaagacttaaaaacaaaaatgtatcaaatggAGATATTTGGCATCTTGTAgctcagtggttctcaactggtgggtccaGGCAATTTATTTACAGCCTGGGCTCCGACTGCAGCTGTATGATCTCTACCAACgtcgatgtgtgtgtttgtgcagtgagGGCCAGTCAGCGGCGATCCCCGTAGCCAGTATGGAGTTCGCGGCCATCTGCCTGAGGAACGCGTTGCTGCTCCTCCCtgaccaccagcagcaggacaCTAAGACAGAGAACGGCTCCAAGAGCTTCAGTCTGTCTGGAAGTACTGAGAGCGGCAGCGAGAACAGCGACGCctgcaggtaacacacacacacacacacacacgcatcagtTTTATTCTGTATCTCCCTTTAGAAACAGACATAATATCACGTGAGTCCCGTTGTCAGGACCATCGTTTCCCGCCGTGGGAAAAATATCTCGTGCGCACCATGAAACTGCTCTATTCCACTATTAAATAAACAAGATGGACTGTTATAATGACATAAAATGATGCATGCTGTGCTGCTTATCACATCAACAGCTAACAGCCAGCCACTAGGAGTCAATCCAGATGTTTTGGCTTCACTTTTGGGGATGACAAATAAACATATTACATATCATAGCGTATTACTCAATTTGTAAAGAGAATAAAATGACCAATTGCCGATGCAGAAGAACCTTATTCTTAATTGTTAATTAGCAGGAATATTGTTCtctcaatgaaaaacaaatttgtCTGGACACAAAGTTAACCAAACTATGCGGTTGGACACCAACACATAATATAGTGATATTATTGATCGTGGCTCAGTGGAGacgcgtgtgtgttgtgatgttttGCAGTGCGAAAGGTCAGGAGGCCGATAAGTTCCTGTCTGCTGCTCCATCGTCTCCTCTtaggaaacaggaagtagaaaaCCTCAGGTAAAGACACCATCCAGAGCGCCGAGTATCCCGTAGAACCCAGAGGGCTGTTGGGTAATCCGCTGACTGCTTCATGCGTAGGTGCTCCATCCTGGCATGTAGTGCCTACGTGGCGTTGGCGCTGGGAGACAACCTGACGGCTCTAAACCACGCTGAGAAGCTACTCCATCAAACCAAGGTGTCGGGATCCCTCAAGTGAGTGCCGAGTCCGTTCCTCAGCCGAGCCGTGGGTTCACCTGGCTCCGTCTTTCCTTTGGGCCGGTGTCCCGCTCCACTTTAATCCCTCTTTCATGttcctgctctgctgctgtttgctcaGGTTCCTGGGTCACCTCTATGCTGCTGAGGCCCTCATCTCATTGGACAGGATCTCCGACGCCATCGCTCACCTCAACCCGGAGAACGTCAGCGACGTGTCAATGGGGGTTCTGACCAGCGAGCAAGACCAAGGTCTGTTACATATTAGTTCAAAAGTGTAGAATTTAGACTTTTACTAAcgcttgtttcttttgttgtgtttttttgtcaacagGGTCCGACAAAGGAGACGAGTCTGTAGAGTCCTGTGAGTTTTATCACTCAATTAACTTCTTTAATGAATATAactttaacattattgttatttaactTATTATAGTTAAGATTGAATGTGTGCCTCCATTTACGCTTAGAAAggttaagaaaaaaatatttttttaaaggcaaaacCCTCTGAAATACAACATGTTGTGGAATGATTACCTCGACCCTTTTAACTGGAAATGTTTGCATCACATGAGTTGGAAACAGCAACTCAGCCTGTCCTGGAAGTCCTGGTTTAAAAAGTCAACTAAtttagaaaagtaaaaaatacttttttcactGCAATCAGATGTTGATTTACAATTTAAAAGTCTGCAATTTGTTACAGCCCTACAAAAGAAAAACTTCATCCAGAACACGACTGTAatagtttttgtgtgtgtgtgtgcgtgtgcgcagcaGGGAAGCAGACTCCCCTGTGTTACCCCAGCAGCGTGACATCAGCTCGGGCCATGATGCTTTTCAACCTGGGCAGCGCCTACTGTCTCAGGAGCGAGTATGAGAAGGCCCGCAAGTGTCTGCAACAGGTAACCATGACTACAGCACGACCCATTCAAATTCCAAAAGCATATGAGGCCTCAAGCGGGGCAGATCTGtttgcactctttttttttttttttctgaaaccgTGATGTAAGATGACAATCTGTAGTCAAAGCGCTGTCCCAGTGAGTTCCCTTGTTGGTGATCGGTGTGTCTTCATCAGGCTGCGTCCATGGTGAACACCAAGGAGATCCCACCTGAAGCCATCCTGCTGGGAGTCTACTTGGAGCTACAGAACGGTGAGACCTCCAACAAACACTCCTGAGCCGCGTTCCCGTTCTCATCACACGAGCTGCCTGGAAAAGGCACAATAGGACAAAACATCTCCCATTGCGTCAAACGTTTCTGCTACAACGTGGGCATTTTCCATTATCCCTGCGTGAACCGTCTTCCACATGTTGTACTAACATTGACAAACAACGTTAATTAATAAAAGAGAATAAACAAGTCGTCTCGAAGGTTGTCATGAACAGGAACTTGTTTCTTCATGTGACTTTCTATTCAAACCCTCCTTTGGTAAAGTTCTTGGACATCGGTACATCTGAGGAACTTTGCTTCTTAGAAGTGGAGATCAGAGAAGCGAAGCATCGTGATGATGTGGCTGTCAGATTCCTCCTGATCGTCGTCTGGTCACGTTACCATTACCAGTTAAacctccgtttttttttttatatgggAGTGCAAATCGgaaaatgacccccccccccgatctgtGTGATGCGTCCTCAGGCAACACCCAGCTGGCCCTGCAGATCATCAAACGGAACCAGCTGCTGCCCACGGCGGTCCAGAGGGTCTCTCCAGAATCACGCAAGAAACCCGTCCAGCCCGTCCAGCTGCCCTCCTCCTTCACACAAGTTCAGCGCAAATGAGGCTCCAGAGCCTCCgctgaccaccccccccccccccccccccaacacaacacacaccccAACGAGCCTTGGTATTTATAAAGCTGCTTCCCCTCAGCATCAGGAGCCGTTTGAACTGCTGCTGGGGCTGACTGACTGACGAGGAGAGAATAACCGTAGACCAGCTGACTCTTTATTTCCATTTGGATGAGGAATCCGTGTGTTGTctgaacaatgaaaataaattttatttactgtattcaatgtgtgtgcatttgttttttcactggGCAGGCCGGAGACGTTTTGACCATCAACTAAATGTACTTAAGTACAGATTctctctaatatatatatataatcatatatGGCGTTAAAAGCGCTTCGTTATCAAAAGAATGAATGCAGGATGCCACACACCTGTGAGGAGAAATTATTTCTACAtcaattcaaacattttattcacaaGTGTTAAACTCACAACAGAATAGTTTTAGTTTTGAAGCCTCTTCTGGTCATCGGGATACAACTCCTGtctacaccacacacacaacgaatCACACGGTTGTATTTATTAGTTTTACAGTCTATAAAACAACGCTCCAGGCACAGCGGAGGCCAAAAAAACAGACTTAACGTCCAAACAGATTGAAATGACTTCTTTCAAAATGGTTTAGAATATGATTGTCATTCAGTTGTGTTGAATATCGCACATCACAGCGTGCACGTGAACCGGGGTTGGACTCCGTTGAGCTGGAGACACCTTGAATGTTTTGCGTATTTACAATACGTTGTGTCAATGGGACTCGCGTACGTCCGTCTCTCCTCGTTTCTATTGAACCGTGTCAGATGAATGTCAGCACCCTACAAAAGGATTTTAAAAGCCCTTGACTGAAATGATTCATCAGATGTTTTAATCCAATCTCCTTCCTCTGATGAGTGGTCCGTGTGCAACGAGGGAGAACGGTCCAAATGGCCGTTTTTGAAATCCAGATTTGAAGCAGAACACATCGTTGGATAAAAACGGGAGTTGCGACCCAATGTTTGGGCTTTTGAATAGAACCATTTGTCTTTCTAATTGCAGACATCAGAAAATGACTCCCTTTGTCAAACCGTGTTAAGGCCTCCACCTTAAACAAAGGGCTGGTTTCCTTAGGTCCCAGACATTCAATGTTTATTGCTGAAATGCTCACATACTGTTTGAgtagaaacacaaaaacaaaaataacttcaTGCTGCTTCATTTCCACTGAAGCCCCCCCTCTGGGGTGGGAACCACTGACCTTAGCCGTCAATCCAACTCTCCTATTTGGCTTCTCCAGAAAAAGGATAAAGTGCTTCTGCTCCCTTGAAAACAAACCGGTATGAAATCGCATCATGTGGATGTCTGAACATCTAACTGCTACAAAGAGAAGACGTCTTTCTaacaccggggagggggggactgACTGgcgcgcccccctcctcctcctgcctcccctcCTGGCTCAGCTCTTCCAGTCCCAGGGGACACACAGGTCCCCGTCCTGCATGACGGAGTAGAAgtgagacacacagatgtggAGGCCCTGCATGAGGGGGGAGCGCTGCTCCACCAGCCTTCTGCAGCACAGGATCATCTGGCTGGGACTGACGCTGGGCTCCTTGGACAGACTCCTCAGGGACAGATTCTGGAGACACAGCTTCACcacagcctcctcctccgcctgcagcctgcacgcacgcacacgcacacacacacacacgtacgtatCATCGAGAAGGTGTGTATTCCATGTATCATTCCATTTACTGAAGTTCAGTCTCTTGCTTTTGTGTTGAAGTCATTTGCATGATCAGCATTATTTCTTGGACAGCCACTGAgttaaaggactgaatgaaagACGTTCAGtagcatttctttctttgcgACACCCCTTCTGATTCCAATCGGCCGACACCGCATCGATCCGATACcagtgttaaaaacaaaacaggccaTAACGCTCTTACTGATGTCATTGCGGTGAAAACCAAATCCTTTGAACCTTTTAAACTGGGTTGACTCACTGGTTTTTGCGCTGGGTGCGCTGTCTGGCCTCGGGGGCGTGGCTCTGGAGGAAGACCTGCAGCTTGGGAGGGTCAGAGCTGGTGGGGATGATGAAGTGGCCCATCTCGTGTAGGCTGGGCTTAGAGCGATCACTGGCAACGACACAAACCACAGAGGCAACCATTCGACTCTTTTTCACCGGTTACACTTTGGAATCTGACCTGCTCCTTTCGACAATTTCCTTTCTGAAGTCTTTGCCTAAATGtcatccttgtgtgtgtgtgtgtttctgtgtaccaaacaggaagtcagagtGGTGCGTTCGAGGAGCTCGGGTTGCCGTGGGACAGCGTACTTCTCCAACAGCATGGTGAGCCCCTGCAGGCTTCTGGGGTGCAGGCGAAGGCGTCGGGACACCAGGCTCTTGTGGAAGGCGCTGAGGCTGCCGTAGTGCTCGCCGATGGACTGGACCGGTCTCAGCCTCTCCACGTGGACCACCTGAGTGCCCCCCAGGAGAAGGCTGATCCTCTCCTTGAGCCAGTccgtctgctgctgcaggctgcgATAGCCGGGCAGCTGCTCAAACAGCTGGGGAGGCACAGGCAGAGGACGGGTCAGAAGAACAGGGGGGAAAAGGCGGAGAAGACATGGAGACTGTGGCCGCATTACTTTGGTCCACTGGTGATGGACGTCCATGGTCCCCAGCATGATGTGTCCAGAGGCGTTCATCCCTGACAGGTCAGCAAACACAACAGTGTGTCCTGGGGGGGGATTATCAGGCTTTAGGTGATTCCAAGTAAACACTCTCGGAAATGAGAGTGTTTACTTGGAAATCCCCAGGTGGCGGGACCCTGTCTGTCCTCAAAGGGACCCCTTACCTTGCAGGTTGACCAGCGCCTCGGGGTTCTGCTGGGACAGCCGGCTCAGACTCTGGAGCTGACAGCACCTGTGGGCCACTCCCCAGCTCCGCTGCCACCTGCACCACACAAACCGCTGCCGTCGTCACGGCGATACGGAGCATCTTCACCAGTCCGTGCACAGTCCATTACTACTGTGTCTTTAGATGAAGAATGACATATTTTATGATGTCATCTTCGCCCCAGCGCCAACCAATTAAGAAAATCCTCAAACAAAAACCTCCGAACAGATGATCACATGACCATTTCGTTCAAATTTGCAGCAGAAATTTGGAATATAACAACAACGTGGAACTATTGGGTACAGCCCTAGTGGTTATTTGTAGGGGGCCGGGCAacatatttaaatgaacaaTTATAGTTTTCTGGCCGGTGCCACGTGCCCTTAATAAGTGTACCTGATGTCAGACAGATCAAATTTGTGACACAGCTCCTCCTTCAGTCTGTTGAGCTCCTCCCTCCGAGGTCGACTGGCGCTGTGCTTCTTCGCCGCCTCGCGCTCGTTGTTTCTCAGCCACGAGCTGACAAAGACAAGGCAGCGTGAAACCAACCCGGGAATTCTACGGAACAACtagactttctctctctcatcgaGTGCGTTTCCCGCAGCGGGGCGGCGTTACTAACATGAGTGCCGGCTCCACCCTCCTggcctgctgcagctcctcctcgggGTCTCTGAACCCAGTGAAGGTGTAGTAGCTCTTGTTCCACTTGATGGGCCGGTAGAAAGGCCGCCCCGGCCCGGGTGCACTTTTAGGCGTCTCTGCGCTCCCTTTCAGCCCCTTCACGTGCTCCACCGGGAGGCTGCAAGACCTCAACACGTCGGTCACCGTGCTCAACACGTCGCTCGTGTGCAGGGTGAAACTCACTGGCTTGAACCCTGCGAAACCAGGCGGGAGCTTTTCAAATTAGGAAAGATGGAACTTGGAAGTACTCTCGGCTATGCAAAGGGAAGCAGTACCCGAGGCGAGGAGGTCCGGCTGCACATCGCTGCTCTCCTTTGTGTCCCGAACATAAAACGTTAGCCTCATCGGCTGAACTGAGCGGGAGCCGGGCTTCTGCAGGTTGTCCAAATAGCCATTCAGCCTCTTCAATGAATTCTCGTTCACTTCCTGGGAAGCACAACATGGCATTTTAACCAGTCTGGTGAAGCCTGCTCTTTTGGAAGAAAAGTCTTTGGCTGGTGATAATTAGTGTGACAGAGCAAACGCTAAAAGGGTCTGTGGGCCTGATCACacacatgacatcatcaaatGGTACTCGTCTAATCCCTCAAACACTGCAACACCACATGTCATCATTTATCCATTCACACGCTGATTGGAGGAGGACCCTCCAACCACGGGGGGGGCGCTCCAACCTGACATTAGAGTGCGATGGCTCCACCTGT
This genomic stretch from Gasterosteus aculeatus chromosome 20, fGasAcu3.hap1.1, whole genome shotgun sequence harbors:
- the tcaim gene encoding T-cell activation inhibitor, mitochondrial encodes the protein MSVNSLLRCTIRLERKHVVRHLVHQRALSGADAVNALRPFYFAVHPDFFGQYPREREVNENSLKRLNGYLDNLQKPGSRSVQPMRLTFYVRDTKESSDVQPDLLASGFKPVSFTLHTSDVLSTVTDVLRSCSLPVEHVKGLKGSAETPKSAPGPGRPFYRPIKWNKSYYTFTGFRDPEEELQQARRVEPALISWLRNNEREAAKKHSASRPRREELNRLKEELCHKFDLSDIRWQRSWGVAHRCCQLQSLSRLSQQNPEALVNLQGHTVVFADLSGMNASGHIMLGTMDVHHQWTKLFEQLPGYRSLQQQTDWLKERISLLLGGTQVVHVERLRPVQSIGEHYGSLSAFHKSLVSRRLRLHPRSLQGLTMLLENDRSKPSLHEMGHFIIPTSSDPPKLQVFLQSHAPEARQRTQRKNQLQAEEEAVVKLCLQNLSLRSLSKEPSVSPSQMILCCRRLVEQRSPLMQGLHICVSHFYSVMQDGDLCVPWDWKS